The following proteins are co-located in the Homalodisca vitripennis isolate AUS2020 unplaced genomic scaffold, UT_GWSS_2.1 ScUCBcl_1560;HRSCAF=5338, whole genome shotgun sequence genome:
- the LOC124371523 gene encoding ATP-dependent (S)-NAD(P)H-hydrate dehydratase-like, with translation MKRCATLCSYYIFGCRLLYSASAMASNVVNSEVIKQCKPLIPELSYTKHKGQSGRIGVFGGSKVFTGAPYFVGISALRTGADLIYVFCVQAAAQPIKSYSSELMVVPYLDVDMPAEEEDVWLKKLHCAVIGPGLGRDHSIINKIKSLIPTLKNVNIPLVLDADGLFVLAQNPTLLNDYSNDVYITPNVHEFRFLCEAFFKGEEYSVTDYDTLGPKLSSAIGPRVTILIKGERDIIIRGKTVLNYETTKGSPRRCGGQGDILSGCLGTFAFWATQVEQKDGKDAPQLCAALAASTITRVCNRYAFEDKGRGMITTDMLEKLPMVFDSLFDDKWKYLIDQNKLLLNKK, from the coding sequence ATGAAACGGTGTGCAACGCTGTGTAGCTACTATATCTTTGGTTGCCGCCTTTTATATTCAGCATCAGCAATGGCCAGCAATGTCGTAAATAGTGAAGTGATCAAGCAATGCAAGCCTCTCATCCCAGAGTTGTCCTACACTAAACACAAGGGTCAGAGTGGAAGAATCGGAGTGTTTGGAGGCTCCAAGGTCTTCACTGGAGCACCCTACTTTGTTGGTATCAGTGCTTTACGAACAGGAGCCGATTTAATTTATGTCTTCTGCGTCCAGGCCGCTGCCCAGCCCATCAAATCCTACAGTTCTGAGCTGATGGTGGTCCCTTACCTGGATGTAGACATGCCTGCAGAAGAAGAGGATGTTTGGTTGAAGAAGCTTCACTGTGCTGTCATAGGGCCAGGACTCGGAAGAGATCAtagtatcataaataaaataaaatctctgaTACCAACTTTGAAAAATGTGAATATTCCATTAGTTCTTGATGCCGATGGCCTCTTTGTTCTTGCTCAGAACCCGACATTGCTTAATGATTATTCTAATGATGTGTATATCACACCAAATGTTCATGAGTTCAGATTTCTTTGTGAGGCGTTTTTCAAAGGTGAAGAATACAGTGTTACGGACTATGACACACTGGGACCAAAGTTATCAAGTGCAATAGGGCCTCGAGTGACAATATTGATTAAAGGAGAGCGGGACATTATTATTCGTGGAAAGACTGTTTTAAACTATGAAACGACCAAGGGATCCCCAAGGAGGTGTGGGGGCCAAGGGGATATCCTGTCCGGTTGTTTGGGGACTTTTGCTTTCTGGGCAACGCAAGTTGAACAAAAAGATGGAAAAGATGCACCACAACTTTGCGCTGCATTGGCTGCAAGCACAATCACCAGAGTTTGCAACCGTTATGCTTTTGAAGACAAAGGGCGTGGCATGATTACAACAGATATGTTGGAGAAATTGCCAATGGTTTTTGATAGTTTGTTTGATGACAAATGGAAGTACTTGATAGATCAGAACAaactgttgttaaataaaaagtaa
- the LOC124371524 gene encoding uncharacterized protein LOC124371524 — MKIPLSLIVLLYLGFCFSEEEAEVEDAGDNPPEDLGLFEDNLSGHEIFSAILNLASGDNMTPEEAGEALSNSNNNESQGLSVDKKFFFWPWGWGWGWGGWRGCRKQICYSIGSIALIPVCGYDVTLGYRSFRNSCFLNATNTCYQTNYLLNRTGLC, encoded by the exons ATGAAAATTCCATTAAGCTTAATAGTCCTGCTTTATTTAG GTTTCTGCTTTAGCGAAGAAGAAGCAGAGGTAGAGGATGCTGGAGATAATCCTCCTGAAGATCTAGGCTTGTTTGAGGACAATCTTTCTGGTCATGAGATTTTCTCTGCCATCCTGAACCTTGCTAGTGGAGATAACATGACCCCAGAAGAAGCTGGGGAGGCTTTATCGAATAGCAACAACAATGAATCTCAAGGTTTATCTGTTGACAAGAAATTCTTCTTCTGGCCCTGGGGGTGGGGATGGGGATGGGGAGGCTGGAGAGGATGCAGAAAACAAATCTGTTACAGCATAGGCTCCATTGCTTTAATTCCTGTATGCGGTTATGATGTTACATTGGGGTATAGAAGTTTCCGCAACTCTTGCTTCCTTAATGCAACAAACACATGTTACCAGACCA ATTACCTATTGAACCGCACAGGATTGTGCTAA